In Aliarcobacter faecis, a genomic segment contains:
- the atpC gene encoding ATP synthase F1 subunit epsilon: MDTIKLSIVTPNGTIFNGDVKTVTLPGKEGEFGVLPGHSSLVSTLTVGVIIIEKENSTEAVAINWGHVKVDEKTVDVLADGAIALTSGKDSEIAKNIEAAKELVNSVKDSNISVAAVEAKINSFA; the protein is encoded by the coding sequence ATGGATACAATTAAATTATCAATAGTTACACCAAATGGTACGATATTTAATGGTGATGTAAAAACAGTAACTCTTCCTGGAAAAGAGGGAGAGTTTGGTGTTCTACCTGGACACTCATCATTAGTATCGACTTTAACAGTTGGTGTTATTATTATTGAAAAAGAGAATTCTACTGAAGCAGTTGCTATTAACTGGGGACATGTTAAAGTAGATGAAAAAACAGTTGATGTTTTAGCAGATGGAGCTATAGCATTAACTTCTGGAAAAGATTCAGAAATAGCTAAGAATATTGAAGCTGCAAAAGAGTTAGTAAATTCTGTAAAAGATTCTAATATTTCTGTGGCAGCAGTTGAAGCAAAAATCAACTCATTTGCATAA
- the atpD gene encoding F0F1 ATP synthase subunit beta — MKGKVIQVMGPVVDVEFDGYLPEINEAIDVTLADKTKDRLVLEVAAHIGDGRVRTIAMDMTEGLIRGQECIATGGPIKVPVGEAVLGRIFNVIGDPVDEGAAIPADVERWSIHRSAPTFEEQSTKTEMFETGIKVVDLLAPYSKGGKVGLFGGAGVGKTVIIMELIHNVAFKHSGYSVFAGVGERTREGNDLYHEMKDSNVLDKVALCYGQMSEPPGARNRIALTGLTMAEYFRDEKGLDVLMFIDNIFRFAQSGSEMSALLGRIPSAVGYQPTLASEMGKLQERITSTSKGSITSVQAVYVPADDLTDPAPASVFAHLDATTVLNRKIAEKGIYPAVDPLDSTSRILSADIIGQEHYNTARGVQSVLQKYKDLQDIIAILGMDELSESDKLVVARARKIERFLSQPFFVAEVFTGSPGKYVELKDTIAGFQGILDGKYDNIPEMAFYMVGGIDEVLAKAEKMK, encoded by the coding sequence ATGAAAGGTAAAGTTATTCAGGTAATGGGTCCAGTAGTTGATGTTGAATTTGACGGATACTTACCAGAAATTAATGAAGCTATTGATGTTACTTTAGCTGATAAAACTAAAGATAGATTAGTATTAGAAGTTGCTGCTCACATCGGTGATGGAAGAGTTAGAACAATTGCTATGGATATGACTGAAGGATTAATCAGAGGTCAAGAGTGTATAGCTACTGGTGGACCAATCAAAGTTCCAGTTGGAGAGGCTGTTTTAGGAAGAATTTTCAATGTTATTGGAGATCCAGTTGATGAGGGTGCTGCTATTCCAGCTGATGTTGAAAGATGGTCAATTCATAGATCTGCTCCAACATTTGAAGAGCAATCAACAAAAACAGAGATGTTTGAAACAGGTATTAAAGTTGTAGATTTACTTGCTCCTTATTCAAAAGGTGGTAAAGTAGGACTATTTGGAGGTGCTGGAGTTGGTAAAACGGTTATTATTATGGAATTAATCCATAATGTTGCGTTTAAACACTCTGGATATTCTGTATTTGCAGGAGTTGGTGAAAGAACAAGAGAAGGAAATGACCTTTATCATGAGATGAAAGATTCAAACGTTCTTGATAAAGTTGCTTTATGTTATGGACAAATGAGTGAACCACCAGGTGCAAGAAATAGAATTGCATTAACAGGTCTTACAATGGCTGAGTACTTTAGAGATGAAAAAGGTCTTGATGTTCTTATGTTTATTGATAATATCTTTAGATTTGCACAATCAGGTTCAGAGATGTCAGCTCTTTTAGGAAGAATTCCTTCAGCGGTTGGATACCAACCAACACTTGCAAGTGAGATGGGAAAATTACAAGAGAGAATTACATCAACATCAAAAGGATCTATTACTTCTGTTCAAGCAGTATATGTACCAGCGGATGACTTAACTGACCCTGCTCCAGCTTCTGTTTTTGCTCACTTAGATGCAACTACAGTTTTAAATAGAAAAATTGCAGAAAAAGGTATCTATCCAGCAGTTGATCCACTAGATTCTACTTCAAGAATTTTAAGTGCTGATATTATTGGACAAGAACATTATAATACTGCAAGAGGTGTTCAATCAGTTCTTCAAAAATATAAAGATTTACAAGATATTATTGCAATTCTTGGTATGGATGAGTTATCAGAATCAGATAAACTTGTTGTTGCAAGAGCTAGAAAAATTGAGAGATTCTTATCTCAACCATTCTTCGTTGCTGAAGTATTTACAGGAAGCCCAGGTAAATATGTTGAATTAAAAGATACTATTGCAGGATTCCAAGGAATTTTAGATGGTAAATATGACAACATTCCAGAAATGGCATTCTATATGGTTGGTGGAATTGACGAGGTTCTAGCTAAAGCTGAGAAAATGAAATAA
- the atpG gene encoding ATP synthase F1 subunit gamma: protein MANLKEIKLKIGSVKNTQKTTKAMKLVSSAKLTRTRQLSEQARSYAIKINEVLSDIAARVSKVQDEGNIGRAFVQNDKPKTVDIVFVTADKGLCGGFNMSTIKTVSKLIADYESKGTKVRLRAAGRKGVDFFSFQGKTLEQRVSDLSSAPDYERASSFIHSAVEDFKNELTDKVIVVYNGFLNMLTQEIKIRELLPVSLEKVEISESSSMLNIEPDDDDEVLRELTDKYIDFNMYYALIDSLAAEHSARMQAMEAATKNAKEKVDSLTVEYNKARQAAITTELIEIISGVEALK from the coding sequence ATGGCTAACTTAAAAGAGATAAAATTAAAAATAGGTAGTGTTAAGAATACTCAGAAAACTACAAAAGCTATGAAGCTTGTATCTTCTGCAAAACTAACTCGTACAAGACAATTGTCTGAACAAGCTAGAAGTTATGCAATTAAGATAAATGAAGTCCTTTCTGATATTGCTGCTAGAGTTAGCAAAGTTCAAGACGAAGGAAATATTGGTAGAGCATTTGTACAAAATGATAAACCAAAAACAGTTGATATTGTTTTTGTTACTGCTGATAAAGGACTTTGCGGTGGTTTTAATATGTCAACAATTAAAACAGTTAGTAAGCTAATTGCTGATTATGAATCAAAAGGTACTAAGGTTAGACTTAGAGCTGCTGGAAGAAAAGGTGTTGATTTCTTTAGTTTCCAAGGTAAAACTTTGGAGCAAAGAGTAAGTGATTTATCATCAGCACCTGATTATGAAAGAGCTTCTAGTTTTATTCATAGTGCAGTTGAAGATTTTAAAAATGAACTTACTGATAAAGTTATTGTTGTTTATAATGGTTTTTTAAATATGTTAACACAAGAGATTAAAATAAGAGAACTTTTACCAGTTAGTTTGGAAAAAGTTGAAATTAGTGAATCTTCTTCAATGTTAAATATTGAACCAGATGACGATGATGAAGTTTTAAGAGAATTAACTGATAAATATATCGATTTTAATATGTATTATGCATTAATAGACTCTCTTGCTGCTGAACATAGTGCTAGAATGCAAGCTATGGAAGCTGCTACAAAAAATGCAAAAGAGAAAGTTGATAGTTTAACAGTTGAATACAACAAAGCAAGACAAGCTGCAATTACAACAGAGCTGATAGAGATTATCAGTGGTGTTGAAGCATTAAAATAA
- the atpA gene encoding F0F1 ATP synthase subunit alpha has translation MGAKIQADEISSIIKERIDNFELNVDVNETGKIVSYADGIAQVYGLKNVMAGELVEFENGEKGLASNLEESSVGIVVLGKGEGLREGTSCKRLGKLLEVPVGEGLVGRVVNALGEPIDGKGAINSTETRYVEEKAPGIMSRKSVHEPLQTGIKAIDALVPIGRGQRELIIGDRQTGKTTVAIDTILNQKGENVVCIYVAIGQKSSSVASVVRTLQEAGAMDYTIVVNASAADSSTLQFLAPYAGVTMGEYFRDNGKHALIIYDDLSKHAVAYREMSLILRRPPGREAYPGDVFYLHSRLLERAAKMSDEKGAGSMTALPIIETQAGDVAAYIPTNVISITDGQIFLETNLFNSGIRPAINVGLSVSRVGGAAQIKATKQVAGTLKLSLAQYRELEAFAQFASDLDEATRRELELGQRMVEVLKQGVNKPLVIEKQIVIIYAGTKGYLNDIAVKDVVRFENELHAFIEQKYSNILDAIKSSQKIDDNTEASLKAALEEFKTVFNAK, from the coding sequence ATGGGTGCAAAAATTCAAGCAGATGAAATCAGTTCAATTATAAAAGAAAGAATTGATAACTTTGAATTAAATGTAGATGTAAATGAAACAGGTAAGATTGTATCTTATGCTGATGGTATTGCTCAAGTTTATGGTCTTAAAAATGTTATGGCTGGTGAGCTTGTAGAGTTTGAAAATGGTGAAAAAGGTCTTGCTTCTAACTTAGAAGAGTCTTCTGTTGGTATCGTTGTTCTTGGAAAAGGAGAAGGATTAAGAGAAGGTACATCTTGTAAAAGATTAGGGAAACTTCTTGAAGTTCCAGTTGGAGAAGGTTTAGTTGGAAGAGTTGTAAATGCTTTAGGTGAACCAATTGATGGGAAAGGTGCTATTAATTCTACTGAAACTAGATATGTTGAAGAGAAAGCTCCTGGAATTATGTCAAGAAAATCTGTTCATGAGCCATTACAAACAGGTATTAAAGCTATTGATGCACTTGTTCCAATTGGAAGAGGACAAAGAGAGCTTATTATTGGAGATAGACAAACAGGTAAAACAACAGTTGCTATTGATACAATCTTAAACCAAAAAGGTGAAAATGTAGTTTGTATTTATGTTGCAATTGGTCAAAAATCATCTTCAGTAGCTTCAGTTGTAAGAACACTACAAGAAGCAGGGGCAATGGATTATACAATTGTTGTAAATGCTTCGGCTGCTGATTCTTCAACTTTACAATTCTTAGCACCATATGCAGGTGTTACAATGGGTGAGTACTTTAGAGATAATGGTAAACATGCATTAATTATTTATGATGATTTATCTAAACATGCAGTTGCATATAGAGAGATGTCATTAATTTTAAGAAGACCTCCAGGAAGAGAAGCATATCCAGGGGATGTATTCTATCTACATTCAAGATTACTTGAAAGAGCTGCTAAAATGAGTGATGAAAAAGGTGCTGGTTCTATGACTGCATTACCTATTATTGAAACTCAAGCAGGAGATGTTGCTGCTTATATTCCAACAAACGTAATTTCTATTACAGATGGACAAATATTCTTAGAAACTAACCTTTTTAACTCAGGAATTAGACCTGCTATTAATGTTGGTTTATCAGTTTCAAGAGTTGGAGGAGCTGCTCAAATTAAAGCTACAAAACAAGTTGCTGGAACATTAAAACTTTCACTTGCTCAATATAGAGAGTTAGAGGCATTTGCTCAATTTGCTTCAGATCTTGATGAAGCTACAAGAAGAGAGCTTGAACTTGGTCAAAGAATGGTTGAAGTTTTAAAACAGGGTGTTAATAAACCACTTGTTATTGAAAAACAAATTGTAATTATTTATGCAGGTACTAAAGGGTACTTAAATGATATTGCGGTTAAAGATGTTGTAAGATTTGAAAATGAGTTACATGCATTTATTGAGCAAAAATACTCAAATATTTTAGATGCAATTAAATCAAGTCAAAAAATTGATGACAATACAGAAGCTTCACTAAAAGCTGCATTAGAAGAGTTTAAAACTGTATTTAATGCAAAATAA
- a CDS encoding F0F1 ATP synthase subunit delta, with translation MKDLVAKRYVKALIAGRSKDEITAISSKLNQIASAFSSEKFNSIITSADVNNSKKVELIVSLVDNVDNTLKNFINLLAEKRRFDILPFVAKDLNTEIAKMNNNYIGIVYTNEALSSDFVSSIEQQFSKKFDVKLSLSQNVGDYDGIKVDIDGLGVEISFSKDRLKTQLIDHILKAV, from the coding sequence ATGAAAGATTTAGTAGCAAAACGATATGTAAAAGCTTTAATTGCTGGTAGAAGTAAAGATGAGATTACTGCTATTAGTAGTAAATTAAACCAAATAGCTTCAGCATTTTCTAGTGAAAAATTTAACTCAATTATTACATCTGCTGATGTAAATAATAGTAAAAAAGTTGAATTAATAGTTTCATTAGTAGATAATGTTGATAATACATTGAAAAATTTTATTAATCTTCTAGCTGAAAAAAGAAGATTTGATATATTACCATTTGTTGCAAAGGATTTAAATACTGAAATTGCAAAAATGAATAATAATTATATTGGTATTGTATATACAAATGAAGCATTATCTTCTGATTTTGTTTCTTCAATAGAACAACAATTTAGTAAAAAATTTGATGTTAAATTATCATTATCACAAAATGTTGGTGATTATGATGGAATTAAAGTAGATATAGATGGGCTAGGTGTTGAGATATCTTTTTCTAAAGATAGATTAAAAACTCAGTTAATCGATCATATTTTAAAAGCAGTTTAG
- a CDS encoding F0F1 ATP synthase subunit B codes for MKRVLLLGLVLAPVAIFASEGAVETDIVQRTVNFIIFAAILWYLLADKIKAFFASRTLGIQAELDKVQDTLKASQDKVANAQKKLVEAKKLAAEIVDGAKADVDSIKQKVLNAIDADIANLNKNLEESNKVEISKAKKQVVGEVLNELLSSENIKLSQNELVNIILKKVA; via the coding sequence ATGAAAAGAGTTTTATTACTTGGGTTGGTACTAGCCCCTGTTGCAATATTTGCAAGTGAAGGTGCGGTTGAAACAGATATTGTTCAAAGAACCGTTAACTTTATAATATTTGCTGCAATTTTATGGTATTTACTTGCTGATAAAATTAAAGCATTTTTTGCTAGTAGAACTTTAGGAATTCAAGCTGAGCTTGATAAAGTTCAAGATACTTTAAAAGCTTCTCAAGATAAAGTTGCTAATGCACAAAAAAAACTTGTAGAGGCTAAAAAACTAGCTGCTGAGATTGTTGATGGTGCGAAAGCAGACGTTGATTCTATTAAACAAAAAGTTTTAAATGCAATAGATGCTGATATTGCAAACTTAAACAAAAATTTGGAAGAATCAAACAAAGTTGAGATTTCAAAAGCTAAAAAACAAGTTGTTGGTGAAGTTCTTAATGAGCTATTAAGTTCTGAAAATATTAAACTTTCTCAAAACGAGTTAGTAAATATTATTCTTAAAAAGGTAGCATAA
- a CDS encoding F0F1 ATP synthase subunit B family protein, protein MLDISPVLLLSSGIIFLLVVARLNSCLFKPILKHMDERSASIKKDMEDAKSNSSDVDGLLAEANDIIAKAKKEAAIIREQAYKEAKDSADVKLASAKLNLEAKSAEFAKNLQEETQALRDSLLSSMPQFNESLKNKLSSI, encoded by the coding sequence ATGTTAGACATAAGTCCTGTACTATTGCTTAGCTCAGGTATTATCTTTCTTTTAGTTGTTGCTAGACTAAATAGTTGTCTATTCAAGCCTATATTAAAGCATATGGATGAAAGATCTGCATCTATCAAAAAAGATATGGAAGATGCAAAATCAAATAGTTCAGATGTTGATGGGCTTTTAGCTGAAGCTAATGATATCATTGCAAAAGCTAAAAAAGAGGCAGCTATTATTAGAGAACAAGCTTATAAAGAAGCAAAAGATAGTGCTGATGTTAAACTTGCAAGTGCTAAATTAAATTTAGAAGCAAAATCTGCTGAATTTGCTAAAAACTTACAAGAAGAGACTCAAGCATTAAGGGACTCTTTATTATCATCAATGCCTCAATTTAATGAGAGCTTAAAAAATAAGCTTAGCTCAATTTAA
- a CDS encoding ParB/RepB/Spo0J family partition protein, which translates to MALGRGLGELLGEVEIAYENSTSGVNQGIRKIDLSLIKPNPNQPRKIFDEEKLQELSESIKEHGLLQPIVVIENSEGTFTLIAGERRLRAHKLANLEQIKAIVVDEDELKLRELALIENIQRDDLNIIELAFCYAQLLNEHNITHEELSKKVFKSRTSITNTLRLLQLSAYVQQAIASDKISAGHGKIMLGLTVDEQKMVCDSIVGQKLSVRETEKLVKEIKEKDLEKPKKEKITTNFNFSSLNGLVGQLKESNLKVKLEKNYFKIEFNSQEDIEKISSYFNLQ; encoded by the coding sequence ATGGCACTAGGAAGAGGATTGGGTGAACTTTTAGGAGAGGTTGAAATTGCTTATGAAAATTCAACTTCTGGTGTTAATCAAGGAATTAGAAAAATTGATCTCTCTTTAATAAAACCAAATCCAAATCAACCTAGAAAAATATTTGATGAAGAGAAACTTCAAGAATTAAGTGAATCTATAAAAGAACATGGTCTTTTACAACCAATAGTTGTTATTGAAAATAGTGAAGGAACATTTACACTAATTGCAGGAGAAAGAAGATTAAGAGCTCATAAATTGGCAAATTTAGAGCAGATAAAAGCTATTGTTGTAGATGAAGATGAGTTAAAATTAAGAGAACTTGCTCTTATTGAAAATATTCAAAGAGATGATTTAAATATTATTGAATTAGCATTTTGCTATGCACAACTTTTAAATGAACATAATATTACTCATGAAGAGTTATCAAAAAAAGTTTTTAAAAGTAGAACTTCTATTACAAATACTTTAAGACTCTTACAACTATCTGCTTATGTTCAACAAGCAATAGCGAGTGATAAAATTAGCGCAGGACATGGAAAAATTATGTTAGGTTTAACTGTTGATGAACAAAAAATGGTTTGTGATTCTATTGTTGGACAAAAATTATCAGTTAGAGAGACTGAGAAATTGGTAAAAGAGATAAAAGAGAAAGATTTAGAAAAACCAAAGAAAGAGAAAATTACAACAAATTTTAATTTTAGTTCACTAAATGGATTAGTTGGACAATTAAAAGAGAGTAATTTAAAAGTAAAATTAGAAAAAAATTATTTTAAAATTGAGTTTAATTCTCAAGAGGATATTGAAAAAATATCTAGCTACTTTAATCTACAATAA
- a CDS encoding ParA family protein translates to MTEIISIANQKGGVGKTTTAVNLSAALALEGKKVLLIDADPQANATTSLGFHRDTYEYNIYHVMLGTKELSEIILDSEIENLKVAPSNIGLVGIEKEFYKNTKERELVLKRKIDTVKADYDYVIIDSPPALGPITINTLSASTSVLIPIQCEFFALEGLAQLLNTIKLVKQTINQNLQIRGFLPTMYSSQNNLSKQVFADLAQHFENKLFKIDDESYVVIPRNIKLAESPSFGKPIMLYDTNSVGTKAYTNLARAIAG, encoded by the coding sequence ATGACAGAAATTATTTCAATCGCAAATCAAAAAGGTGGAGTAGGTAAAACTACAACAGCCGTAAATCTTAGTGCAGCACTTGCACTTGAAGGTAAAAAAGTCCTTTTAATAGATGCAGATCCACAAGCAAATGCAACAACTTCTTTAGGTTTTCATAGAGATACATATGAGTACAATATTTACCATGTGATGTTAGGAACTAAAGAACTTAGTGAAATTATTTTAGATTCTGAAATTGAAAACTTAAAAGTTGCACCTTCGAATATTGGACTTGTAGGGATAGAAAAAGAGTTCTATAAAAATACAAAAGAGAGAGAACTTGTATTAAAAAGGAAAATTGATACAGTAAAAGCTGATTATGATTATGTGATTATCGATTCACCTCCTGCATTAGGACCAATTACAATAAATACTTTAAGTGCTTCAACTTCTGTTTTAATACCAATTCAGTGCGAGTTTTTTGCACTAGAAGGTTTAGCACAGTTATTAAATACTATAAAATTGGTTAAACAAACAATTAATCAAAACCTTCAAATAAGAGGTTTTTTACCAACTATGTATAGTTCTCAAAATAACTTATCTAAACAAGTCTTTGCAGATTTAGCACAACATTTTGAGAATAAATTATTTAAAATAGATGATGAATCTTATGTGGTAATTCCAAGAAATATAAAATTAGCTGAAAGTCCTAGTTTTGGTAAGCCAATTATGCTTTACGATACAAATTCAGTTGGAACAAAAGCTTATACAAATTTAGCAAGAGCAATTGCTGGATAA